A stretch of DNA from Gemmatimonadota bacterium:
ACTTCTTCGGCGCCGAGACCAGGACCCAACTGGGAGACCTGACCGATCCACGCATCACCCGAGGCAAACTCGGCTCCGGCGTCACCTTCGGTGACCTACAACTACGAACCGCAGCCGCCGTGGAGCTGAACCGAGACGAAACAGATCCGGAGCCGGGCATCGAGATCTCGGCCGCCTACGACCTGGACCTCCCGGGCGATGCAGCGCTCACGGTCCGCGTCAACGGATTCGCCGGCCGCGGCGACTACCGAACCGTGACGGCCAAGAACCGCCTGACGCTATTTAACAGCACAGGGCTGCAACTGGCCGTCGACCATTACGTCTACCACCGCAACCAGCACGCGCCCGACAACGAGGTCCTGCTGAGCCTCGGATACAGCTTCTAAAAGGAGTGCACCATGGCCTTCAAACTGCTGCCGGCCGGCCGCAAAGGCAAACACCGCTTCGGATACCAGGACCCCAAAACCCGCAAGATGGTCCTGGTCAGCCAGGGAGGATGGAACAGCCGAACCGAAGCCAAGGCCGAAGCCGACCGGGTCGAAGCCGACATCGTGGGGAAACGGACCCGCAAGCTGGAAGACGAGCTCCGGGAAGCCGAACGCCAGCTGGCCCGGACCCGCACAACCTGCGGCAAGCTGCAGTCCTCCTACGACTCCGCCAGGCACAGCCGAGACACGGCACGCCTAGGCATGACCACCGCCGTGGTGATCTCCATCGGCCTGGCCGTGGCCCTGGTCTGGGCCCTGACCGGAACCCCGTTCCCCGACCTGAACCTGCGCTTCTAACTACCAACTGCCCTGGAAGGGCCCGGAGGAATCAATGAACTGGCTGACCGAAATAGGAGCCAAGATCAAGCAGGCCGTCCTGGACTTCGTCGACACCGACAACGACGGCAAGGTGGAACTGTCCGACTTGCCCGCCCTGATCGGCAAGGGCCAGCAGCTGGTCGGACTGGTAGAGGCCGGCGGGCTGCTCATGGGCGCAAGCGGCAAGACGAAAGCGAAGGCCGCCGACGCCTTCATCGACGAGGCCTACGAGACATCCCGAGGCGACAAGCAGATCCACGACGTCGTGGCCTGGTCCAAAAGCAAGGAACTCTTCCGCGAGGCGCTGTACCTACGCGCCACCGCCCTGCAAAAGCCCCTAGGCCCCGAAGACGTCCAGGGCAAAAACATGGGCGAGGCCGCCCAGACGGAGTAACCGATGCCGGTAGACGCAGCGAAATCAGCCTGGGGCGTAGCCAAGTGGGTCGGCGGCGCCCTGGTGGGCAAGCTCAAGAACGAGGGAGATCTCGCCGAGATCGAGGCCCGAGTACAGGCCAAGGTCGAGACCGAGATGATCGACCGCGACCGCGGAGCCAACAAGATCGCCCTGGCCGACGCGAAGGCACGCGGATTCCTGCAGTCGACCTGGCGGCCGGCCATAGGATGGATGGCGGGGCTCGGCGTCGGATACGGCGCCTTCCTGCCGGTCCTGAACTGGCTGATCGACATGGTCAACGCCGGATTCGCACGGCCATGGCCGGACCTGCCGGCGATCGATACCACGCAGCTCTTCGCCATCATCACCTCGATGCTGGGCATGGCCGGGCTCCGGACCTACGAAAAGAAGCACAAGATCGACGGCGGCAGACTGGGGAGGGACGAGCAGTGAGCGCAACCATGGGATCCGCCAACTGGCCCTTTTTCGCCGCCCTGATGGTAAAGGGCGCGGACTGGCCTTTCTTCACCAACGACGAGCTAGCCAGCAAGGACGTCGGCTACGCGATCATGTACGAGCCCTTCATGAGGCGCCTGGTCGCGCTCCGTCTGCTGATCGGCCTGCCGCTCCCGGTGACGAGCGGATACAGGACCGAGGCCAAGAACAGGGCGGTCCACGGAGCTCCACACTCCGCCCACCTCTACGGATGCGCCGTAGACATAGAGACGGCCGGACTGGACGTCCACCAGCTGGTGGGCCTGGCCTACAACCTGGGATTCACCGGGATTCACGTAAAGAACCACGGACCGATCGAGACCCGATTCGTCCACCTGGACTACATCACCGACGCCGACGTCCCCAGAGAGCTTGAGGACGCCAGGCCCTACTTCCACACCTACGCGAGGTAGCCCTCGAGGAGGGGCAACGCCCCATGAGCAACCAGGACACCCTGACCGGCGCGATCGGTCACGCCCTGCAACAGGTCGACGAACAGATGGAACGGCTGCGCACGATCAAGGCCAGCCTCGAAACCGCCATGTCCTACACCGGCGAGGGTCAAGACCCCTCTGGAGGGCAGCCGCCCGGAGTGCAGCCCGGACCCGAGCTCGCGCAAGACGCAGACGCGACCGAGGACGCCCAGTCGGGGCGACATCCCCTGTAAGGAACCGACGCATGACCGAATATATAGGACTGATCATCGAAGGCCTGATTTTCATGCTAGCCCTCCTGGGGGCGGTCGGATCGGTCTGGACCAAGCTCACCTACCAGATCAACGAGAAGGACCGGCGGCTGGTCAAGGTCGAGACCGAGCTCCAGGCGCTCCAGGAACGAGACCGAAGGGACTCGGAGCGGTGGGAAACGGCCTTCGAACGGTTCAAGACCATCGAGGCGGAGATGGGATCGATCGACAAAAAGGTGGGCATCATAGCCGCCAGGCTGGGCGGACCCTTCCAGGACGAAAACGGGCAACGACGATGATGCCGCGGGAACCCAAAACCAATCGGGCGAACCTGCCCCAGATCATCATGACCGCCTCCTTCACATGGGGATACTTCGGCATCCTGGTCGGCCTCATGAGCGGATGGCTGACCATCCCCCGAGGGCACGAAGAAACCATGGTTGCCCTTCTAGGCGGCCTCACCATCGCGCTTGGCCAAATACTCTCCTACTGGTTCGGCGCCGGACCCAAGCAATAGCGGGAGTATGTAGGCTCATGATCGAGACATCCAGCGCCGCCAATAATCGGCGGACAACAACCAGAGCCACTATATACAAGGAGACCGTAAGATGCCTCTCAGAGATGTTCAGGTAACCGCCCGCATCACGCCGGGTATTGAGCCCAGCAGGGAGTTCGGCGTCACCATGCTGCTCGACAGCGTGTCCGCCGCGGTGACGGATAAGGACCAGGCGCAGGCCATCCGGTCTGTAAACGCTTACTCCTCCCTCCAGCAGGTGACTGCGGCCGGATTTCCGGACGCAGTGGAAGCCGCTGCGGGGGTTTATTTCTCGCAGGATCCGTACCCCAAGGACCTGGTCATCGGGACGGTGATGCGCGCCGTGCAGCCGACCATCATCATAGGGCAGGAGGCTACGGCCACCACGCAGACCGCGATCCGCGCCCTGGGCAGCAGTGCGGCGTTTTCACTCAACGGCGTCTCCGTCACCGTCGATCTCTCTTCGACTTCGTCGCTGGCTGCCGTGGGCACGGCCCTGGCGTCTGCGCTCAACGCCAACGCGGCCTTTTCGGGCATCGGCATCACCGTAGACGGCACGCGTTTGATCGTGCAGATCCCGTCGACCATCGCAATCACCACCGGCTTTGCCACCGGCAGCGCCGCCACCGCCCTCGGTCTTTCCGGCGACGACGTGGTTATCCTGCCCCGGGTGGCCGCGGCCGAGGATTTCAACACGGCTCTGGCCCGCATCGCCGGATCGTTGGTGGATTTCTACTGGGTGGCCGTCACTTCGGCCATATCGGCCGTGCAGGCCGACATCGAGGCCGTAGCGACATGGGTGGCCGCACAGGAGGCCAAGCAGCTGATCTTCGACGTATCCGGAGACCCGGTCCTGGTCGCCGGCGAAAGTGCGTCCATCGGCGCCGTCATGAGCGCCAAGCGTCAGAACGACGTCTCGGCGATTTACGGAAGCGACGACAAGGGGATCGGGTACTGCGGGATCTTCAGCTCCGTCGACTTCGACGTGCCTGGCGGGCAGATCACGGGCAAGTTCAAGCGGATCCAGGGCACGACCGCCGACAAGCTGTCGGTCACCCAGCTCGCGGAGCTGGACCGCAAGCGCATCAACCACTACACGAAGTACACGGCCCAGGGTACGAGCTTCGGCACGTGGATCGACGCGCAGTACTGGATCGACTGGTTCTCCGATACCCTGCGCCGCGAGGTCGAGCAGCTTTTCATCGGCACCGGCGTAATACCGTACACGAGCGAAGGCGCCGAAGCCGTCCGCGACACCATCATCGGCGTCTGCGAGCGCGGCGTGACCAACGGGGGCATAGCACCGAACACGGTCAGCCCGGCCCTGCGCTCCGAAATCAGGCGCGTCACCGGCAACACTGATTTCGATGGCTTCCTGTCCACCGGGTACCTGGTCCACGTGGAATCTGTGGCCAGCCAGTCGCAGGCGGACCGCAGCACGCGCACGGGACCCGGCGTCAAGGTGTTCGTCAAGGGCGCGGGAGCGATCCACGAGCTCGCCATCGACGTAACGCTCGAGCAATAGTCCTAGCGGACGGCGATGGTCCTGGCGGACGGCGATGGTCACTGCCCACCGCAGGTGAAATCTTGTCCCGGGACAAGATTTGAGGTGAGTTACCCACATTTCACGTTGAGTTATCCACAGGATCTTGTCCCGGGACAAGATTTGAGGCCATGGCCCATGGGCCAGGAGGGAACCGGAAGATGTCCTACAACGTATCGCTCGAACATACCGTGGTCCGGATCAACGGCCACGAGTGCGAAGGGTGGGCGGCTGTGGCCGACGCCCTGCAGTTTCCCGACAACCAGCTCGCCAACTACATCATAGGGCCCGACGGGACTAAGTCGGTCTCGTCGACCGCCTTCCGCGGCGGCGAAGTGGTGTTCAAGTTCCTGGCGAACAGCCCGTCGACCCAGTTCTTTTTCCAGCAACTCTCGCGGATCCTGCGGGGGACCGTGGTCGAGTTCTCGGGCACCGTCACCAATACGCAGACGGGGGCCTCCGTGCGCCTCGAGCGCGGGCACATGCAGATGTCGCCCATGGGGCAGACGCTGGGCAACGACACGGCGCCAGCCAGGGAGTACACGATCCACTTTGAGTCCATCCTGCCCAA
This window harbors:
- a CDS encoding 3TM-type holin translates to MPVDAAKSAWGVAKWVGGALVGKLKNEGDLAEIEARVQAKVETEMIDRDRGANKIALADAKARGFLQSTWRPAIGWMAGLGVGYGAFLPVLNWLIDMVNAGFARPWPDLPAIDTTQLFAIITSMLGMAGLRTYEKKHKIDGGRLGRDEQ
- a CDS encoding DUF3383 family protein; translated protein: MPLRDVQVTARITPGIEPSREFGVTMLLDSVSAAVTDKDQAQAIRSVNAYSSLQQVTAAGFPDAVEAAAGVYFSQDPYPKDLVIGTVMRAVQPTIIIGQEATATTQTAIRALGSSAAFSLNGVSVTVDLSSTSSLAAVGTALASALNANAAFSGIGITVDGTRLIVQIPSTIAITTGFATGSAATALGLSGDDVVILPRVAAAEDFNTALARIAGSLVDFYWVAVTSAISAVQADIEAVATWVAAQEAKQLIFDVSGDPVLVAGESASIGAVMSAKRQNDVSAIYGSDDKGIGYCGIFSSVDFDVPGGQITGKFKRIQGTTADKLSVTQLAELDRKRINHYTKYTAQGTSFGTWIDAQYWIDWFSDTLRREVEQLFIGTGVIPYTSEGAEAVRDTIIGVCERGVTNGGIAPNTVSPALRSEIRRVTGNTDFDGFLSTGYLVHVESVASQSQADRSTRTGPGVKVFVKGAGAIHELAIDVTLEQ
- a CDS encoding D-Ala-D-Ala carboxypeptidase family metallohydrolase; the protein is MSATMGSANWPFFAALMVKGADWPFFTNDELASKDVGYAIMYEPFMRRLVALRLLIGLPLPVTSGYRTEAKNRAVHGAPHSAHLYGCAVDIETAGLDVHQLVGLAYNLGFTGIHVKNHGPIETRFVHLDYITDADVPRELEDARPYFHTYAR